A single window of Methanomassiliicoccaceae archaeon DNA harbors:
- a CDS encoding acyltransferase — protein sequence MKNNMPSVPESDSAFSFERTKRLKGMLILGVFLFHFCNFFPTEVRPDIGHTMVGAFFMLSGFGLLESFKRKKNYLDGFVGKKTARLLVPVWIAGIIVLIVNWTVYNNHLVLTENAYLYDVISGGVTTTGTWFVVELIILYMFFYLAFKYLKMKWAIVAVSLATFLLMVILSPQKYGMWYASGMMFPVGLIISYWKDKIESFVPHLILAISIIVSIILALSMENLRMTSFSNLLFGNLQCLFVSLFIIASLLTRKTGFKIWILTLLLCNVAYFLLGTMLQLGPNLITAMPVITALLIPAGTDIISPLTNFFGNISYEFYIIHVTMLYVSRIWFTEMLSCFMSSLILALIVAIIINKVTKVFIDDKKKDASLKSS from the coding sequence ATGAAGAACAACATGCCATCTGTACCCGAATCGGACAGCGCTTTCTCCTTCGAAAGAACAAAACGACTTAAAGGCATGCTGATCCTGGGCGTTTTTCTTTTTCACTTTTGCAACTTTTTTCCCACTGAGGTGAGGCCGGATATTGGGCACACGATGGTTGGTGCGTTTTTCATGCTTTCAGGCTTTGGACTTTTAGAAAGCTTCAAGAGAAAAAAGAACTACCTCGATGGATTTGTTGGCAAAAAGACGGCCAGACTATTGGTCCCTGTCTGGATCGCCGGAATAATTGTATTGATAGTTAATTGGACTGTGTATAATAATCATTTAGTTCTGACTGAAAATGCATATTTATACGATGTCATCTCCGGCGGAGTAACAACTACTGGCACCTGGTTTGTCGTCGAGCTGATAATACTCTACATGTTTTTTTACCTCGCTTTCAAGTATTTAAAAATGAAATGGGCAATTGTCGCAGTTTCTTTGGCGACGTTTTTATTGATGGTTATATTGTCTCCGCAAAAATACGGCATGTGGTACGCATCTGGGATGATGTTCCCGGTCGGGCTTATAATCTCATATTGGAAAGATAAAATAGAGTCGTTTGTACCGCACCTAATACTGGCTATATCGATAATCGTTTCAATTATCCTTGCATTATCGATGGAAAATCTCAGAATGACTTCGTTTTCAAATCTATTATTTGGAAATCTACAGTGCTTATTTGTTTCGCTTTTTATAATAGCGTCCTTACTTACCAGAAAAACTGGATTCAAAATCTGGATCTTGACCTTGTTGCTTTGTAATGTAGCTTATTTCCTTCTTGGAACAATGTTACAACTTGGACCGAATCTTATCACAGCCATGCCTGTGATCACTGCACTCCTGATTCCAGCAGGCACAGATATCATATCTCCTTTGACGAACTTCTTTGGAAATATATCATATGAGTTTTATATAATTCATGTAACAATGTTATATGTTTCCAGAATCTGGTTCACTGAGATGCTGTCGTGCTTCATGTCCAGCTTAATTCTGGCTTTGATAGTGGCAATTATTATCAATAAAGTCACCAAGGTTTTCATCGATGATAAGAAAAAAGATGCTTCTCTGAAATCCAGTTGA
- a CDS encoding DUF5714 domain-containing protein — translation MIKIDEVCPDTKIADPIERAMDYCLSTDSKDPIKILRALMKDPAIPFHGPVHHSLVPFAVLTAYKNSGGDIDLPLAMKKAHERGSIIPGAVCGHWGACGAALGCGISFSIITGDGPLAKDIWRKDQIMVSRCLANIARFGGPRCCKRDAYLAIPVAAEFFKEHLGIEMEIPGKITCYVSEKNSTCLKEECPFNPGHKG, via the coding sequence ATGATCAAAATAGATGAAGTGTGTCCCGATACCAAGATCGCCGACCCCATTGAGAGGGCGATGGATTACTGCCTTTCCACCGATTCCAAGGACCCGATCAAGATCCTGAGAGCGCTCATGAAAGACCCTGCGATACCTTTCCATGGCCCGGTCCACCATTCGCTGGTACCATTCGCAGTTCTCACGGCGTACAAGAACAGCGGAGGAGATATCGACCTCCCCCTCGCCATGAAGAAGGCCCACGAGCGCGGCTCCATCATACCGGGAGCGGTCTGCGGACACTGGGGCGCATGCGGCGCAGCGCTGGGATGCGGCATATCGTTCAGCATCATCACCGGGGACGGCCCGTTGGCCAAGGACATCTGGAGGAAGGACCAGATCATGGTCTCGCGCTGCCTTGCGAACATAGCGAGGTTCGGAGGCCCGAGGTGCTGCAAGAGAGATGCGTACCTTGCGATACCCGTAGCCGCAGAGTTCTTCAAAGAGCACCTGGGAATCGAGATGGAGATCCCCGGGAAGATCACCTGCTATGTGTCGGAAAAGAACAGCACCTGCCTGAAGGAAGAGTGTCCTTTCAATCCCGGGCACAAGGGATGA